The sequence below is a genomic window from Haloferax mediterranei ATCC 33500.
CGCCCATCAGGCGGGTCACGCCGAAGAGATGGGTATCCACGCCGACCCCGTCGTTGACATGTCGCAACTGCGCGACTGGAAGGACGGCATCGTGGACCAACTCACCGGCGGCGTCGAAAAGCTCTGTAAAGCAAACGGCGTCAACCTCATCGAAGGAACCGCGCGGTTCAAAGACGAGAACGCCGTCCGCATCGCCCACGGCGGTGAGGGACAGGGTTCGGAGACCATCGAGTTCGAACACTGCATCATCGCAACCGGCTCGCGCGTCATCCAGATTCCCGGTTTCGACTTCGCAAACGAGCAGGTCTGGTCCTCTCGTGACGCCCTCGCGGCCGAGACCGTCCCGGACGACCTCGTCGTCGTCGGCGGCGGCTACATCGGGATGGAACTCTCCACGACGTTCGCCAAACTCGGGGCCAACGTGACCGTCGTCGAGATGCTCGACGACATCCTCCCGACCTACGAGTCCGACGTGGCTCGCGTCGTCCGCAAGCGCGCCGAAGTCCTCGGCATCGACATGCATTTCGGCGAAGGTGCGAGCGGTTGGCGCGAGGAAGACGACGGCATCATGGTCACGACCGAGACGGAAGACGGCGAAGAAAACGAGTACTACGCCGACAAGGTGCTCGTCGCCGTCGGACGCTCGCCCGTCACCGACACGATGGAAATCGAAAACGCCGGCGTCGAACCCGACGAACGCGGCTTCATCGAAGTAGACGACTTCCGCCGGACCGAGGTCGACCACATCTACGCCATCGGCGACATCGTCGAAGACACGCCGATGCTCGCCCACGTCGCCTCGCAAGAGGGAATCGTCGCGGCCGAACACATCGCCGGCGAACCGGTCGCCTTCGACAGTCAGGCCGTTCCGGCCGCCGTCTTCACCGACCCCGAAATCGGCACGGTCGGCATGACCGAAGAAGAGGCCGAAGAAGCTGGCTTCACGCCCGCAGTCGGCGAGATGCCGTTCCAAGCCTCCGGCCGCGCCCTCACGACAGGCCACACCGAAGGCTTCGTCCGCATCGTCGCCGACGAGGACTCCGGATTCATCCTCGGCGCGCAAATCGTCGGACCCGAGGCGTCCGAACTCGTCGCCGAACTCGCGCTTGCAATCGAGATGGGCGCGAGACTCGAAGACGTCGCGGCGACCATCCACACGCATCCGACGCTCGCCGAAGCGGTCATGGAGGCCGCAGAAAACGCGCTCGGGCAGGCGATTCACACGCTGAATCGGTAATCGTCAGCAGGAACAGCGTCTTTTCTTTACTCGTTGTCTAACCACCACAGCCCCAGCATCGTCCCCACCACTGCCACGGCAGCGGGAATCGACTGGTCGACACCCATCGTTCCGAAATTAACGAGGACGACACCCTCGAACTGGGCGGCGAGTGCGAGGGCGACAAAGACGAATCCCGCCACCCATAGCTCGGGTGTGTCAACGTCACTAATTGACATAGAACCCGATACGATACGTCTCATGATAAATGTTAGCACCCTACAACTGTGCTATTCCTCGTCGGCGTCGAGGATGTTGTGACCCTCGAAGACCTTCCCGAGGCGGTTCATCGAGGAGACGACGACGTCACAGGCAGGGCGGACCGCATCTTTCGGAACGAACCCGACCGAGAGACCGGCGACTTCGAGCATCGGAAGGTCGTTCGCACCGTCACCGACCGCCACGGTTCGGTCCATCGGTACGTCGTGTTCGGCGGCGTAGTTCTCCAGGGCGGTGTCTTTCGTCCCCTCGATGAGCGACCCCTCTACGTCACCGGTGAGTCGGCCGCCCTTCACGGGCAGGCTGTTCGAGACGATGTCGTCGACCTCGACGCCCTCCTTTTCGAGTGCGCGCTCGACGCCGCGGCGGAAGCCACCGGTAAAGATGGCGACGTGGTGGCCGTAGTCGCGGAGACGCTGGATGAGTTCGGCCGCGCCGGGGCGGAGTTCGACCTGCCCGTAGGCTTCCTCGGCGAGTTCTTCTTCGAGTCCGTCGAGGAGTCGAGCGCGCGAGCGGAGGCTCTCCGCGTAGCTAATCTCGTCGTTCATCGCTCGCTCGGTGATATCGGCCATCTCGTCGGCGGTCCCGTTTTGCTTGCCGAGGAGGACGGTCATTTCTGAGTCCGAAAGCGTGCCGTCGAAGTCGAAGGCGATGATTCGCATACGTGCCCGTCGTTCCCGCGGGGTTTCAAAGCTTCCGCGTCGGCAGTTATCGGCGGTTCGAAACACCGCGTACCTATTTACCGGTCGTCTCCCTGACACCCACTATGGATGAACCTCACGACGCCGAACACGAGACGCTCTCCGAGGTAGAAGCCGACCTAACCGACGACTTCGGCGACGACGGAGACGACCCGCTTCGGCAGTTCGTCCGCGGACTTCGCGAGACCGACGACGCAGACGTGCGAGCGGTCGGCCAGTACGACGGCGAGGAGTACGAACTACTCTACCTGCGTTCGGACCTCGAATCCCGCTTCGACGCCGACGCGCGCGCGAACCGAGTGAAGAACCTCGTGATGAAGGCGCTCGGCGAACCCGTAACCGACCCCGTATTCGAAGATTACGGCGAGTTAAACGCCGTCGTTCGGTGGTTCGATGAGGCAGTTATCGCCATCTACCCAGACGACGAGTGGTCCGGCGTCTTTGCGACGTTCGACCGGACGAGCTCGCCGCTCGTTGACCTCGCGTTGAAGCACCTTCTGTAAGGATAGCGGCGCGATAACGACGAAATCAAACGAATCGACTCACAGCCGAAGCGGCGTCCACGACTGCGGGCCATCATCAAGTCCGCGAACTCGATACTCCGGGTCACCGTCCGTCTCGCGGGTCTCCACGATTCCGTCGAACGGTTGTTTCAAGAGCGCTAGCTCGCGTTCGTCGACGAACCCGGTGTCGAGTGTGAATACGCCCGAAAAGCCAGTCGCTGCGATGCGGCCGGTGATGACATGAAGGAACTGAAACAGTCGTTTCATGTCGGCGTACATCACGAGCGTCGAAAGAACGTGAAGCCCGACTTGGGCCGACTGGCTCGCCTCATAATGCTCCCGCAGAGCCTCAGTCAGGTGAATTCCGATGCCGGTCAGGTCGCCGGGACTGGAGACATACCGGAGGTTGTCGGCGGTGGTCCGCTGGTCGAGCAAGTCCGCGACACTGGTCGTGTCGATAACTTCGAACTGCTCGGGTGACACGCCCGTGAGGTGTTCGAGTTCCTGCGCGATGGTGGGTGCGGGTTTCTTCGTCGTCACGACGACCGTACCGGCGTTCTCGTGCTCCTTCTCGGCGAGCATCGAGAGCATGAGTCGCCGTTTTTTCGTCATCGTCGGCCCCGCGATGAGGACGGACCCAGTATCAGGAAGCGACGGCCCGACAGCCAACTCAGTCGCCGGTGAGTGCTCGGGACGTAAGGTCATTTGTTTACCCTACTACGGAATCGTTCATAATACTAGTGAGACGACAACGATTAAACTGGAACCGTGCTAGACACCCACAATGTCACGAAATCGGCCGTTGTGGCAACTCTTAACCCCCGTGAGTCTGTGCCTATGCGCATGAAGGTACTCGTCACGGACCCGATTGCCGACGCGGGTCTGGACCGGTTACACGAAGCCGGTTACGAGGTAGAGACCGCATACGACGTTGAAGGTGACGCGCTGCTCGAAGCCGTCTCTGACGCAAACGGACTCATCGTCCGTTCCGGAACACAGGTCACCGAAGACGTGTTCGAAGCGGCATCTGACCTCATCATCGTCGGTCGCGCCGGTATCGGTGTCGACAACATCGACATCGAGGCCGCAACCGAGCACGGTGTCATCGTCGCCAACGCGCCCGAAGGGAACGTCCGCGCCGCCGCCGAGCACACGGTCGCCATGGGATTCGCTTCCGCGCGCTCGATTCCACAGGCACACGCCCGCCTGAGAGACGGCGAGTGGGCCAAGTCCGACTACCTCGGCAACGAGGTCAACGGCAAGACCCTCGGCGTCGTCGGTCTCGGCCGCGTCGGCCAAGAGGTCGCAAAGAAGTTCTCCTCGCTCGGGATGGACATCGTCGCGTACGACCCCTACATCGGCGAGGAGCGCGCAGAACAACTCGGTGCGGAACTCGTCGAGTTCGACCAGTGTCTCGCCCGTGCCGACTTCCTGACGGTTCACACGCCGCTGACGCCCGAGACGGAGGGACTCATCTCCACGGACGAACTGGAGACGATGGGCAGCGGTTACCTCGTCAACTGTGCTCGCGGTGGCGTCGTCGACGAGACAGCCCTCGCAGAGGCCGTCGAAGCCGGTGTCATCGACGGTGCCGCAGTCGACGTGTTCGCCGACGAACCCGTCTCGCCCGACAATCCGCTTCTCTCGGTCGACGACGTGGTCGTCACGCCACACCTCGGTGCATCCACCTCGGCGGCACAGGAGAACGTCGCCGTCTCGACGGCCGACCAGGTCGTCGCCGCGTTCCGCGAGGAACCCGTCATGAACGCGCTCAACGCGCCCTCGGTCGACGAGAGCGCCTTCCCGCGTATCCGCCCCTACATCGGCCTCGCCGAAACCGCCGGCAAGATTGCCGGCCAACTCCTCGACGGTCGCCTCGGCGAAATCGAAGTGACCTACAACGGAGATATCGCCGCCGAAGACATCGAACTCGTCACGGCCTCGGCGCTGAAGGGCGTCTTCACGCCGCTCGAATGGCAGGTCAACGCCGTCAACGCGCCGCAGATTGCGAAAGAACGCGGTATCGAAGTCATCGAGTCGAAATCCCGCCAGTCGGAGGACTTCCAGAGCCTCGTGACGGTGACGGTCCGCAACGGCGACGAAGAGATGACCATCTCCGGGACGCTCTTCGCCGGTGACGACCCGCGCATCGTCCGCATCAACGGCTACCGTCTCGACGCCATCCCCCACGGCCAGATGCTCGTCGCCCGCAACTACGACAAACCGGGTGTCATCGGCTTCATCGGGACCGTCCTCGGTGAAAATGATGTCAACATTGCCGGGATGTTCAACGCCCGTCGTGCCAAGGCAGGCGGCGAGGCGCTGACCGTCTACAACCTCGACGACGAGGTGCCCGAGGAGGTCCAAGAAAAACTCCTCAGCGACGACCGAATCATCGACGTGGACGCCATCACGCTCTGAACTGGGCCAGCGTTCAGCGGAGTCCGAGCGACGACGCCACGCTCGACACCGCGCGGCCGACGGCGGCCCGAACAGTGGCTATCGACTGACCTCCGTTTTTTGACGACGACCGGTGGTTCGACCGTCGCTGGCGCTTCGAGCGCCGGTTGTTCGACCGCTGGCCGTTCGGCGACTGACCGCCCCGATTGCGACTCCGGCGACGACTCTCGGCCAAGAGCTGTTCGTATCGGTCGATGATTTCCTGTCGGTCCTCGCCGGCGGCGGCGAGTCGGGCTTTGAGCTGTGCGTTTGCCCGGCGGAGCGCCTCGTTCTCGCGTTGGAGCGCGGCTTGGTCCGGTCCCGGATTGGACCGGGTGCGCTGACGAGGAGACGCAGTCTTTGGGGGCGAACTGTGTCCGGACTCGTTCGGGGGGTATGTTCGCGACCCAGAACCGTCTCGGCTGACGGTCCCGGTCGGCATGCTGCTGAGGGACATCGTGTGCGATTACATGCCACAGAATCAAAAGGGTGTGTCAGACGAACAACTGACGCGCGTCAGCTATCGCCGTCAGTCGTGGGTTAGCGGCGATATGGTCGGTCTCTGGCCCTTATTCGGCGAGGTGTTCGAGTACCGCTTCGGTGTCGTTGGGGACGGGTTCGGGGTCGTCGCCCGCTTCGAACGCGGCGTCGGGGTCCTTCAGCAGGTGGCCGGTCGTGAGACAGACGACCTGTTCGTCCTCGGCGACGACGCCCGATTCGCGGAGTTTTCGAAGCCCGGCGACCGACGCGGCGGAGGCGGGTTCGACGCCGACGCCCTCTGCGGCGAGGTCGCGTTGCGCCTCGGTAATCTCCTCGTCGGAGACGGCGACTGCGGTTCCGTCGGTCTCGCGGATGCCGGGAAGCGCCTTCGGCGCGTTGACGGGGTTGCCGATGCGGATAGCGGTTGCCTTCGTCTCGACTTCGTCCCAGCGCTTGGTCTCGTCCCAGCCGTTTTCGATGGCTTCGACCATCGGTGCGGCACCCTCGGCCTGCACGCCGGTGAGTTTCGGTACCTCTTCGGGGTCGAGTTCGCCGGATTGAACGAGTTCTCGGAACGCCTTGTAGAGCGCCGAGGTGTTGCCCGCGTTGCCGACGGGGAGGACGATGCGGTCCGGATACGTGCCATAGTCCTCGTGGAACTCTTCGAGAATTTCGAGGCCGATGGTCTTCTGGCCTTCGAGGCGGAAGGGATTCAGCGAATTGAGCAGGTACGCCTCGCCGCGGGCGGCGAGGTCCTGGACGATGTCGAGACAGGAGTCGAAGTTGCCGTCGACTTCGAGGATGCGCGCGTCGTGCAGGGAGGCTTGCGCAATCTTCCCGGCAGCGACCTTCCCAGCGGGAAGGAGGACGAGCGTTTCCATGCCGCCGCGAGCACCATAGGCCGCGAGCGCGGCCGAGGTGTTTCCAGTCGACGCGCAGGCGAGTCGGTCGACGCCGAGTTCCTTCGCGACGCGGACGCCGACGGTCATCCCGCGGTCTTTGAACGACCCGGTCGGGTTCATCCCCTCGTGTTTGATGCGCAGCGTCTCGACGCCGATGTCGGATTCGAGGCGCGGAACGGTGTGTAGCGGGGTCGCGCCCTCGGGTAGCGAGACGCCCTCATCGAAGGGAAGCGCGGCGTTGTATCGCCAGACGCCGCGGCCGTCGAAGTCGTCCCACGTCGGCGGAGACGCATAGCGGACTTCGAGAAGACCGTCGCAGTCGTCACACGTGTACCGAATGTCCTCGAACGGCGCGAACTGCGCGCCGCACTCGATACATTCGAGCCAGGTGCCGTCGTCGGCGACGGATGGCTCCTCGGGGGCAGGTGCCGTGAGTTCGAGGCTCATTGCTCGGGCGGTAGCACCAGAAGGACAAAAACGGGTGGGTTCGGGCGGCACCTGCCGGTCGAACGGGGACGACGATTCGCTTCGGACGACGCCTCCTGAGCAACGCTTACTCGCCGAACGCGTCGATACGGGCGTGGACGTCGTCGGCCCACTCGTCGAGTGCGGCGTGTAACATCTCCTTCGCCTCCGGAAGCGGGGTTGCCGTGTACTGGTAGACGTATCCACCGGGGTCGAGAAGGCGGCGTTTCCGCTCGGCGAGTCCCTTGTCGAGAAGCGTCATCAAAGAGCGGTTGACGTTGCTTCGGTCGCGGTCGAGGACCTCCGCGAGTTCCGCGACGGTGCTGCCGGGATTGTCGAGGAGTGCGAGATACGTCCGACTTTCGTGACTCTGGATTCCGAAGACACAGGCGAGGACGTGCCCGAAATTCGGCTCATCCGTGTTCATTAAGTCGTCCATATCCGGTGCGTCAGCCATACACGACTGTTTGCCGTGCGTCGAATTAAACCCTCACCTGCCGGAGATTCACCAATTGGGAGAGTCTCCGACATGCCACTCGCGGTACTCCCGGCAAATCGCCTTTCAGCCGATTCGCCGACGGTCGCAAACTGCCGGGTGGCTCACTACCGAAGGGGCGACTCTCACGAGACTCACTAAATCGACTCCGAAAACACCGCTATGCGTCTTTCGCGTAACCCATCTTCATCACGCACGTCCGCATTCCCTCCTCGTCTTCGTGTTTGTGGAGCGTCGTCGGCGTGTCACAGTAGAAGGTCGTCCCGTCGTGCCGGAGTGTCACTTCGTGGATACCGCCGAGCATCTCCGCGCGGACGATGATA
It includes:
- a CDS encoding DUF7504 family protein, which gives rise to MTLRPEHSPATELAVGPSLPDTGSVLIAGPTMTKKRRLMLSMLAEKEHENAGTVVVTTKKPAPTIAQELEHLTGVSPEQFEVIDTTSVADLLDQRTTADNLRYVSSPGDLTGIGIHLTEALREHYEASQSAQVGLHVLSTLVMYADMKRLFQFLHVITGRIAATGFSGVFTLDTGFVDERELALLKQPFDGIVETRETDGDPEYRVRGLDDGPQSWTPLRL
- the lpdA gene encoding dihydrolipoyl dehydrogenase, with the protein product MVVGDIATGTEVLVIGAGPGGYVAAIRAAQQGLDTTLVEKDAYGGTCLNYGCIPSKALITSADLAHQAGHAEEMGIHADPVVDMSQLRDWKDGIVDQLTGGVEKLCKANGVNLIEGTARFKDENAVRIAHGGEGQGSETIEFEHCIIATGSRVIQIPGFDFANEQVWSSRDALAAETVPDDLVVVGGGYIGMELSTTFAKLGANVTVVEMLDDILPTYESDVARVVRKRAEVLGIDMHFGEGASGWREEDDGIMVTTETEDGEENEYYADKVLVAVGRSPVTDTMEIENAGVEPDERGFIEVDDFRRTEVDHIYAIGDIVEDTPMLAHVASQEGIVAAEHIAGEPVAFDSQAVPAAVFTDPEIGTVGMTEEEAEEAGFTPAVGEMPFQASGRALTTGHTEGFVRIVADEDSGFILGAQIVGPEASELVAELALAIEMGARLEDVAATIHTHPTLAEAVMEAAENALGQAIHTLNR
- a CDS encoding helix-turn-helix domain-containing protein, translated to MADAPDMDDLMNTDEPNFGHVLACVFGIQSHESRTYLALLDNPGSTVAELAEVLDRDRSNVNRSLMTLLDKGLAERKRRLLDPGGYVYQYTATPLPEAKEMLHAALDEWADDVHARIDAFGE
- the serB gene encoding phosphoserine phosphatase SerB; translated protein: MRIIAFDFDGTLSDSEMTVLLGKQNGTADEMADITERAMNDEISYAESLRSRARLLDGLEEELAEEAYGQVELRPGAAELIQRLRDYGHHVAIFTGGFRRGVERALEKEGVEVDDIVSNSLPVKGGRLTGDVEGSLIEGTKDTALENYAAEHDVPMDRTVAVGDGANDLPMLEVAGLSVGFVPKDAVRPACDVVVSSMNRLGKVFEGHNILDADEE
- the thrC gene encoding threonine synthase, with amino-acid sequence MSLELTAPAPEEPSVADDGTWLECIECGAQFAPFEDIRYTCDDCDGLLEVRYASPPTWDDFDGRGVWRYNAALPFDEGVSLPEGATPLHTVPRLESDIGVETLRIKHEGMNPTGSFKDRGMTVGVRVAKELGVDRLACASTGNTSAALAAYGARGGMETLVLLPAGKVAAGKIAQASLHDARILEVDGNFDSCLDIVQDLAARGEAYLLNSLNPFRLEGQKTIGLEILEEFHEDYGTYPDRIVLPVGNAGNTSALYKAFRELVQSGELDPEEVPKLTGVQAEGAAPMVEAIENGWDETKRWDEVETKATAIRIGNPVNAPKALPGIRETDGTAVAVSDEEITEAQRDLAAEGVGVEPASAASVAGLRKLRESGVVAEDEQVVCLTTGHLLKDPDAAFEAGDDPEPVPNDTEAVLEHLAE
- the serA gene encoding phosphoglycerate dehydrogenase, with product MKVLVTDPIADAGLDRLHEAGYEVETAYDVEGDALLEAVSDANGLIVRSGTQVTEDVFEAASDLIIVGRAGIGVDNIDIEAATEHGVIVANAPEGNVRAAAEHTVAMGFASARSIPQAHARLRDGEWAKSDYLGNEVNGKTLGVVGLGRVGQEVAKKFSSLGMDIVAYDPYIGEERAEQLGAELVEFDQCLARADFLTVHTPLTPETEGLISTDELETMGSGYLVNCARGGVVDETALAEAVEAGVIDGAAVDVFADEPVSPDNPLLSVDDVVVTPHLGASTSAAQENVAVSTADQVVAAFREEPVMNALNAPSVDESAFPRIRPYIGLAETAGKIAGQLLDGRLGEIEVTYNGDIAAEDIELVTASALKGVFTPLEWQVNAVNAPQIAKERGIEVIESKSRQSEDFQSLVTVTVRNGDEEMTISGTLFAGDDPRIVRINGYRLDAIPHGQMLVARNYDKPGVIGFIGTVLGENDVNIAGMFNARRAKAGGEALTVYNLDDEVPEEVQEKLLSDDRIIDVDAITL